A single Salmo trutta unplaced genomic scaffold, fSalTru1.1, whole genome shotgun sequence DNA region contains:
- the LOC115181914 gene encoding uncharacterized protein LOC115181914 isoform X2, producing MSLLSYSLPAKEDVWWTEKGTIVKDEKEEEAVTVKKEVKGEAVSVKEEDYDFGVEEEEAEKKTGDLINSNTTANFKEFDGKTRCHQLELQLAFCILTTDSSRSLSPATGSCELQSRSVCYNLVSEGEGLANMLSSCKLAKK from the exons atgagtttaCTAAGCTACTCTCTTCCTGCTAAAGAAGACGTTTGGTGGACGGAGAAAGGAACTATCGTGAAAGATGAGAaagaagaggaggctgttacCGTCAAAAAAGAAGTTAAAGGCGAGGctgtttcagtgaaagaagaggattACGATTTtggagtggaggaggaagaagcAGAAAAGAAgactggagatctgattaacTCCA acacaactgcaaacttcaaggagttTGATGGGAAGACACGATGTCACCAGCTGGAACTCCAGTTGGCATTCTGCATTCTCACTACAGATTCCAGCCGTTCGCTTAGCCCGGCGACTGGCTCATGTGAACTACAATCAAGAAGCGTGTGttacaacctggtctcagaaggggaagggttagctaacatgctaagtagttgcaaactagctaaaaagta